In Planctomycetia bacterium, the genomic window GCCCCGAGCGTATGCCACCATCGAGCAACACTTCGCAGCGTCCCTCTATGGCGCCGACGATTTCCGGGAGTACGGAGATGGTGGAGGGCGCGCCGTCGAGTTGTCGGCCGCCATGATTTGAGACTACGATTGCATCCGCGCCGCTGGCCAGCGCCAGGCGCGCGTCGTCCGCATCAAGAACGCCTTTCAGCACCAGCTTTCCGGGCCATCGACTGCGCACCCAGTCAACGTCGCGCCACGTGGCCGACGGATCGAACTGGGTCGCGATCCACTCCGCCAGTGTGCGGATTCCGCTCTTGCTGCCAATTCGGCCTTGCAGATTGCCGAAGCTATGCCGCTTGCCGAGGAGCACCGAGAGCGCCCAGGCAGGCTTCGACGCGATGTTCAGCGCGTTCTGTAGGTTGAGACGCGGTGGTACCGTCAGGCCATTCCTGGCATCACGCCTTCGCTCGCCCTGCACCTGAAGGTCGAGGGTTAGCACCAGCGCTGAACATTCGGCCGCTCGGGCCCGATCTATCAACTCCTGGTTGAAGCCCCGATCCCGCATCAAGTACTGCTGGAACCAGAATGGCTGGCGGGTCGCCTTGCGTACATCTTCTAGCGAGCAGATAGACATCGTGCTGAGACAGAATGGAACGCCGAA contains:
- a CDS encoding alpha-hydroxy acid oxidase, with the protein product MTQILNTEDLRRLARRRVPRAIFDYADGGAYEERTLNRNVADLDAIQFRQRVMVDVSNVTTATTLLGAPATMPLAIAPTGLAGLFCADGEILGARAAAAFGVPFCLSTMSICSLEDVRKATRQPFWFQQYLMRDRGFNQELIDRARAAECSALVLTLDLQVQGERRRDARNGLTVPPRLNLQNALNIASKPAWALSVLLGKRHSFGNLQGRIGSKSGIRTLAEWIATQFDPSATWRDVDWVRSRWPGKLVLKGVLDADDARLALASGADAIVVSNHGGRQLDGAPSTISVLPEIVGAIEGRCEVLLDGGIRSGQDVLKALALGARGCLIGKTFLYALAAMGEQGVTRVLGIIRDELRVSLALTGCADATKVDSRVLRE